Proteins found in one Arachis stenosperma cultivar V10309 chromosome 8, arast.V10309.gnm1.PFL2, whole genome shotgun sequence genomic segment:
- the LOC130944605 gene encoding naringenin 8-dimethylallyltransferase 2, chloroplastic-like isoform X1, with protein sequence MAFGHLVSIPRSTSSIATTAASCWKNKKFADNYYANSYGRRALWQSDRNLTKDHSIKTSLQHNISKLHYNPIERGSRSNKIEKTYLTNASSSAQSHESEPQVHESPKALESIKKGLVMFLQFCRLYAFLGMIPAGLSSSLLAVDNFSEISPLLFLKGVLQYIVTFFFTSQFVMGVNQLSDVEIDKINKPDLPLASGEYSFTSGVILVTSFLLAGFGVAWMLGSQPLIWSVVVTAALMGAYSVNFPLLRWKRSIILTSLSNAIAMLASFHIGPFLHMKTFVLKKAATFPRSMILGCVVIGLFYTIITLTKDLGDVEGDKAAGLKTLPIRLGVKPVFWLCVSLIQMAYGIAITMGALSPVLWSKIVTVVAHAFMVFYVWNHALNSVDLSSKDSLHSFHLFMFKLVTVEGILIQFVR encoded by the exons CAAGCTGCTGGAAGAATAAAAAATTCGCCGACAATTACTATGCAA ATTCTTATGGAAGAAGAGCTTTATGGCAGAGTGATAGGAATCTCACAAAAGATCACAGCATCAAGACATCTTTGCAGCACAACATTTCAAAGCTTCATTACAATCCCATTGAAAGAGGATCTAGAAGCAATAAAATTGAGAAAACATACTTAACAAATGCATCATCTTCTGCACAATCACATGAATCTGAACCACAAGTTCATGAATCACCAAAAGCTTTAGAGTCTATTAAAAAGGGACTCGTTATGTTTCTCCAGTTTTGCAGACTTTATGCATTTCTTGGCATG ATACCAGCAGGACTTTCTTCATCACTTCTTGCCGTAGATAATTTTTCAGAAATATCtccattattatttttaaaaggagTCTTGCAG TATATAGTAACTTTCTTCTTCACGTCTCAATTTGTTATGGGAGTGAATCAATTATCCGATGTGGAAATAGACAAG ATTAATAAGCCAGATCTTCCTTTGGCATCCGGAGAATATTCCTTCACTTCCGGAGTTATACTTGTGACATCGTTTTTACTTGCG GGTTTTGGAGTTGCATGGATGTTAGGATCACAACCATTAATTTGGAGTGTTGTTGTTACTGCTGCGCTAATGGGAGCATATTCAGTTAAT TTCCCTTTATTAAGATGGAAGAGATCTATAATCCTCACATCACTATCTAATGCAATTGCTATGTTGGCATCATTTCATATAGGACCTTTTCTTCACATGAAG ACCTTTGTGCTAAAAAAGGCAGCTACCTTTCCAAGATCTATGATTCTTGGTTGTGTGGTCATAGGTTTGTTCTACACAATAATAACATTAACAAAG GATTTAGGGGATGTTGAAGGAGACAAAGCAGCAGGTTTGAAAACTTTGCCAATACGCTTGGGTGTTAAGCcg GTATTTTGGTTATGTGTATCACTTATTCAAATGGCTTATGGAATTGCTATTACAATGGGAGCATTATCTCCTGTTCTATGGAGCAAAATTGTTACG gTTGTGGCACATGCCTTCATGGTTTTCTACGTGTGGAACCATGCTCTTAATTCAGTAGACTTATCAAGCAAAGATTCGTTACATTCCTTTCATTTGTTTATGTTTAAG CTTGTAACTGTGGAAGGCATCCTTATACAATTTGTTCGTTGA
- the LOC130944605 gene encoding naringenin 8-dimethylallyltransferase 1, chloroplastic-like isoform X2, which translates to MAFGHLVSIPRSTSSIATTADSYGRRALWQSDRNLTKDHSIKTSLQHNISKLHYNPIERGSRSNKIEKTYLTNASSSAQSHESEPQVHESPKALESIKKGLVMFLQFCRLYAFLGMIPAGLSSSLLAVDNFSEISPLLFLKGVLQYIVTFFFTSQFVMGVNQLSDVEIDKINKPDLPLASGEYSFTSGVILVTSFLLAGFGVAWMLGSQPLIWSVVVTAALMGAYSVNFPLLRWKRSIILTSLSNAIAMLASFHIGPFLHMKTFVLKKAATFPRSMILGCVVIGLFYTIITLTKDLGDVEGDKAAGLKTLPIRLGVKPVFWLCVSLIQMAYGIAITMGALSPVLWSKIVTVVAHAFMVFYVWNHALNSVDLSSKDSLHSFHLFMFKLVTVEGILIQFVR; encoded by the exons ATTCTTATGGAAGAAGAGCTTTATGGCAGAGTGATAGGAATCTCACAAAAGATCACAGCATCAAGACATCTTTGCAGCACAACATTTCAAAGCTTCATTACAATCCCATTGAAAGAGGATCTAGAAGCAATAAAATTGAGAAAACATACTTAACAAATGCATCATCTTCTGCACAATCACATGAATCTGAACCACAAGTTCATGAATCACCAAAAGCTTTAGAGTCTATTAAAAAGGGACTCGTTATGTTTCTCCAGTTTTGCAGACTTTATGCATTTCTTGGCATG ATACCAGCAGGACTTTCTTCATCACTTCTTGCCGTAGATAATTTTTCAGAAATATCtccattattatttttaaaaggagTCTTGCAG TATATAGTAACTTTCTTCTTCACGTCTCAATTTGTTATGGGAGTGAATCAATTATCCGATGTGGAAATAGACAAG ATTAATAAGCCAGATCTTCCTTTGGCATCCGGAGAATATTCCTTCACTTCCGGAGTTATACTTGTGACATCGTTTTTACTTGCG GGTTTTGGAGTTGCATGGATGTTAGGATCACAACCATTAATTTGGAGTGTTGTTGTTACTGCTGCGCTAATGGGAGCATATTCAGTTAAT TTCCCTTTATTAAGATGGAAGAGATCTATAATCCTCACATCACTATCTAATGCAATTGCTATGTTGGCATCATTTCATATAGGACCTTTTCTTCACATGAAG ACCTTTGTGCTAAAAAAGGCAGCTACCTTTCCAAGATCTATGATTCTTGGTTGTGTGGTCATAGGTTTGTTCTACACAATAATAACATTAACAAAG GATTTAGGGGATGTTGAAGGAGACAAAGCAGCAGGTTTGAAAACTTTGCCAATACGCTTGGGTGTTAAGCcg GTATTTTGGTTATGTGTATCACTTATTCAAATGGCTTATGGAATTGCTATTACAATGGGAGCATTATCTCCTGTTCTATGGAGCAAAATTGTTACG gTTGTGGCACATGCCTTCATGGTTTTCTACGTGTGGAACCATGCTCTTAATTCAGTAGACTTATCAAGCAAAGATTCGTTACATTCCTTTCATTTGTTTATGTTTAAG CTTGTAACTGTGGAAGGCATCCTTATACAATTTGTTCGTTGA